aggaaaaatagatgaaataaaatataattcaattttaatataaaaaatccatttaattttaaatttattccagGGTAGTCCTTTGAAGTGTTaccattataatttatttggttGAAATGCAAACAGAATGGTTAGATTATAGGTTTtggagaaaagaaatagaaaataaaataaaataaaaaagtaggaAGAAGAACAAAAACCTTTGAGAAAAACCATGGTACTTGGAAGCAGATGGATAAAAGGgcaaaaaaacaaagaagaaaacagaGATGGATTAGATCACAACACATGGGTGGAAAAGACATTAATGGTGTGGGTGGGTATGAGTTTTTTTTACAGAGGATTGGGAGGCACGTGTCCCTCCTCAAAGTTTGCCCCATGAAAGATCATGGGTAAAGATGTCTTTAATTAAGCACTGTCCTAAGCATTCTCTGTCTTAAAAGCATTCAATGATGTAAGATAATATTACATTACATGTATACGTGTCCCCTAAAGGAGTTCTTGGTAACAAAAAAGCCATTTCCCCTCccccattttctttctttttccttttccttcccccttctttctctctctttctctctcaatCCTAAGCCTAAGCCTCCCCTACCCCATATCATAGCAAAAAATCTAGGGGAAAAAATTATACAAGGAGGCTTCAccatttttatcttaattttttaatttttatgattaggCCCCCAAAGTCTCTTCATTTCCTACCGGTAAGCAAGCcatcctttttaataattttcttcaaataaatttgatatttttcctTTGGTTTAAGGGGTCCAAGATCAAGTCTTTTTAGTAGTTTCTTTGTAGAGATATATAATTCTGGTAGTTTCTTGTTGTTCTTGTTATCTGGGGTTGTTGGTGTGTGTTTGTTGGAAGCAAGGATAAGGAGAGTGAAACTGAAAGAGACCCTTACTTCAGAAAAAGGCTGAGATGGGTTTGCCTTAGATCCAGGAAACTCAACTTGTATGTGCCAAAAAGTTTACCTTTTTAGGGGGTTTTCCAGTGATTATCTGTGCTTTATCCTAGGTTCTTTCTTATGCTACCTTTTGCTTTTTGGGTTTATTACAGATAAAGCTTTGAATTTGttgtttccatttttttgttaaaaaaatgggTAGGCTTGGTGTGGATAGGATTTAATCACCTTGATTGGATTGGTTTTAAATTTCAGTAATTATAAGGGTTGATCCTTAGGTGCTTCTTCACCAGATCTGATCAATCCTATCAtcattttgcttttattttaactgTTGACCCTGTCAAAAAGCTTTGTTCTTAGTGGTTTAGTACTGTTTCTTTATTTGTTATGAAAACGATTGTTGTTGGGTCATTGAGATTCATTGCAATGGAGGAAGTGTTGATAGAACCTGATGGCTTGATCCCAAGTTTGTTGCTGGAAGGTGATAGTTAAGATGAATATTGGTAAATTGTTGTGGTTCACTCTTTAGATATTCCGAGTGGTAATTGTTTGTGGAGTTAGAGGAGGGAATTGATGGAAGAGATGTCTCCGGCAGTCGCAGTAACACTTAGCTTGGGTAACTCTATGGGTGACAACTCTGGAATCGCAGCCCATGTGGAAATCACGCCAATCAAGCTCGTAACCGATGCAGCGAGTTTGTCTAAGATGTTACCCAAGAATGGAAATGGGTCTATCGCTGCTAGTGAAACGATGGTTCAGGAAAGCGAGGAAGATGTAATTTTGTCAGTGGACAGTAACGGAATTATAAATGAGGGGTTGCTGGTTTTGAATGCAGGTTCTGATATTAGCTTGCAAAATGCGGAAATTGAAAGTGGTCGAATTCTTGCTAAGGCTATTATTTTGGGAGAGTCGAGCATCGATCAGGTGCCTACGGCTGAAGTACTGCTCACAACAGTGAGTCCCGATTTAAAGATTTCTGATGGGTTTGAGTTAAAGGCTTCAGAAGTGGTAATTCAGCTGCCTAATGAAAAGAATCTCAATAGAGGTAGCCGGAGTGTTTTTGAGTTGGATTGTATACCCCTTTGGGGATCAGTGTCTATTATTGGAAAAAGAGCAGAAATGGAAGATGCTGTTGCTGCAATGCCTCGGTTTATGAAGATTCCTATCAAAATGCTTATTGGTGATCGTGTTTTTGATGGAATCAGTCAAGGTCTGACTGACCTTACTGGGCACTTTTTCGGTGTTTACGACGGTCATGGTGGCTCACAGGTAAAACATTCTTCCACAAAACCGGTTTTACATTTTAGCTCTACTTTAAGTAATGTTGAAAGGTTCCTACATTAAATGGTAGTTCTGTATCTGTATGCTTTTTATGGCCATTCTCTGCAAAGTGAGGAAATTTGGATGGTTGCATACTGCAACATCTTTGTTCTTTTGATATAAGTGGTTTCTTGATCAGTTGAtctttttcatgaattttttcCAAAGTGATTAACCTTATGTAGTTGCTTATCGGAATATTATGCAGGTGGCAAACTATTGTCGTGACCGCATCCATGTGGCTTTGGCAGAAGAGATTGGGAGAATTAAAGACAATTTATGTGATGACACTAGTAAAGAGAGTCGACAGATGCAATGGGAGAAGACATTTACTAGTTGCTTTCTAAAGGTCGATGATGAGATCGGAGGAAAAATTAGCCAAGGCAATGAAGATGCTTCTGATGCTAGTTTCGAACCTGTTGCCCCCGAA
This sequence is a window from Gossypium raimondii isolate GPD5lz chromosome 5, ASM2569854v1, whole genome shotgun sequence. Protein-coding genes within it:
- the LOC105767356 gene encoding protein phosphatase 2C 16 translates to MEEMSPAVAVTLSLGNSMGDNSGIAAHVEITPIKLVTDAASLSKMLPKNGNGSIAASETMVQESEEDVILSVDSNGIINEGLLVLNAGSDISLQNAEIESGRILAKAIILGESSIDQVPTAEVLLTTVSPDLKISDGFELKASEVVIQLPNEKNLNRGSRSVFELDCIPLWGSVSIIGKRAEMEDAVAAMPRFMKIPIKMLIGDRVFDGISQGLTDLTGHFFGVYDGHGGSQVANYCRDRIHVALAEEIGRIKDNLCDDTSKESRQMQWEKTFTSCFLKVDDEIGGKISQGNEDASDASFEPVAPETVGSTAVVALVCSSHIVVANCGDSRAVLCRGKEAMALSSDHKPSRDDEYARIEASGGKVIQWNGHRVFGVLAMSRSIGDRYLKPWIIPEPEVMFIPRAREDECLILASDGLWDVISNEEACEVARRRILLWHKKNGVPSLVERGKGIDPAAQAAAEYLSMLAIQKGSRDNISVIVVDLKARRKFKSKT